CGGGAGATTTGACTGTGTCTCTCTCTTTCACCAGAAGTTGTGGGTCGTAGTTGATAAAAGACTTCCTGTGTGTTTTTCCTCAGTATCTTTCACCCCAAACTGTTTTGCAAACCCCATTTTAGCTTCAAAGCCTCCCGGGGAatagatttttctccattttacgAGTGGGGAGGATACAGCCCGGGACGTGTTGCTCATCCCAGGCTTTCGTGGTTGGCCTGGACAGAGAACTCAATAACGGTCTTGTGATCTGAGTCGCGTGTGTACTGGTTTCAGTTAAGACCCCAACTTGGTTATTGGGGCCCCCTCACTAACTAGCTCTAatctgttgggggtttttttaaaaaattaactctcACTTGAATTCTTTCATCATGGTCTAGGCAGAAACCTCACGGCACTGGTTTGAGTTCTGCCTGTTTAGTGTTAAGACAAGTATGTTTCAGGGCCGATGTGGCAGGGGTTTAGAAGCTGTTGCATTCCCCTTTGCTTGTCCCACTTCAGGTTAATCACTCTGCACAATTAAAGATTTAAGTTTCAAAACAATCTAAAAAATAGCTCCACAGTCTGAACGCACCGTCTGTTCCCTCCCTTCCTGGATCTCCGCTCGCAGCCCCTGGGACCTGGCCCCGTGTGTGGCTTATGCTTGGggtttctccccttctttttaaCGCATCCCTCTGCTGTTCGATGGGATTATCGAAATTCCTCACCCCTCCCTCAGCTACCGGGAGCCTCTTGAGACTTGAGCGAGTAAATATTGATCACTAACAGAGAGCTATAAATGTCAGTTCACAGGTCCGTGTTAGATACATAAGAGGGTCGATGCCTTCTCCGCAGAACAAGGTAGCAGTGTGAGCAGGCTCCCAGCTCCCCCGAACGAGAACCTCTCTCCTCGCGGTGCAGGCTGCGCTGCTTGCTTCCGaagagagcagagcacagctcgCAGCTGAGCAAATCAATTACAGGAAGCTCGGGTTGGTTTGTAAAGTGCAACCCTGGGATTCTGCTCCTGCGCATCAGTCGCCTCCTCTGCCTCTCGTCCCCCAGGGTGGGGGAAACGCTGCCAGCGCCCAGCTGCGCCTCTTCCACGTCGCGCAGCGCTCGCTGCCGCGGGTGGGAGGTGGTGCGGGTGCACCTGACTCTGCACCATCGTCTAGACCATTTAAAGAATATGAAGCCTGGAGCCCGTCCCTTCCCTGACGCGCCTCCTGGCTGGCTGTCCCTCCGCTGCTTTCTGATCCTGGTGACTCACTTTGTGTCTTAGCTTTTCACTGGAAGATCTGGGAACGCACAGGATTAGCTATATGTTTGCTGTCGCTCTTTATAATAAAATGACTGCCTTGAGGGACTGTGTATCGTTAGagcaggtaggaaaaaaaattctccatgCTACTACCAACAAGCTGTTTTAATTCTAACTGGCGTATGTGCCCCCCCTCCCAACAACGCGGCAGTTCTCCCCTCCCCTGTGATCTGGCTGAATTGTCTGGGCTGGGCACCGCAAGCTCCTTGGGAATGTCTTTTCCCATCAGGGTGATGAGCTTTCCCAGGCAGCGCACGTGTAGGCAGGGGGAAGTCGGGGCTGCCTTGTCCCCCAGCGCGAGCAGTGGGAGCAGACCCTCCAGGCTGTGAACCCAGCTGCATTTCCAGCCCTTTGCACCCTCTGCTGCCCCACAGCAACCGGTCGCTGGGCGTGAGTCCATAATGGAGTTTGTGGACAGAAGCAAACCTTACAGACTgtctttttattcactttttagCCTGCGAAAAGATCACAGGGCCAAGGCTCTTGCATGCAGTGGCCTGTTCATTTACAGACAGCCGCGACGTAAAGCCTGGGGGACCCAGGAGTTTTGCCGCGTCCTTCTCAGCCCGTAGAGCTCAGCCTCCCTCCCTGAGCCCACTGTATCCCGGTGACTCGTGCTCCCGGTTTGTGGCTCAGCGTTGTGGGGCTTCACGGTATCTGTCAGCTGCAGCAGGATGGAAGTAAGGGCAGGGTGAGCAGCAGAATCGCCCTGTGGGCACTCTCCACTGCCAGCCCCGGGCTGTACGACGCGGGAACTGGTGCTAAACGGGGGAGCAGGATGGGCTGATTGAATCGGCTTTATACAGGCTGGAGCTGGAGTCCCTTTCCAGACTGCCGAGGTAAGACTGAGCCTGGAGGATTGTTTCCTGGTGGTGATTCAAGCTTTGCATGCACAGACGTCACTTACATCAATCGCTTGCGCGTGGAAGGAGATGAGGTTTCGAACTGGCCGCTCATTTTTAGGCCAGGTGGGTACAAGAAGGAGCGAGAGCACGTGGTCCCTTTGCAGCCTGGCTGTGAGGGAGAGGGAACTGTGGTGTTCCAGCTGCTGTCCCCTAACCCGGCTCTCCGTGCAAGCATAAAAGGAGCCCAAAGCGGATCTGCATCATTCCAGGCACAGCTGGATGTCCAGATGGGAGACACCGTTCACTTCATAGCATCGTCTCCAGCTCTTTGTTTAGGTTGGGGTGACGCTGATTCAGGTCTGTTAAGTCCACCGTGTTTTCCCCACAGACTTTCTGGCTCATCTCCTGGCTCGGACAGGACAAAAAGTGATCGGAGGTGAAGGAGCTGGGGATGTAGCCGGGCAGGCTGGCCCGggcggggagcagcagcccccgctgCTGTGTGCTGCCTGCCCCGCGCCCGGCCAGGCTCATGCTGAAGCTGGTGGTGGCGTGGGAGGCCGGCCCGCCGTAGCAGCAGCTCCCCGCCGTGCCGGTGGCTCGTGCCTTCTGCTTGAAGTCCAGTGCCAGGCTTCTCCGAAAATGGGCTTTCTTAATCTCCGCCTGCACCTGAGGGAGCGAGCGGAGATGGCTGCTGGTGCCCAGAGGCAGCAAAACAGgcatccccttccccttcccctcctttctctgtggttttcactcctactgatttcttttttttttttttctttttcccctttccaaatCCTACTGAGAGAGATGGATCCGAGTGTTCCCTCTGGTTATCCCAGCCTGGGTTAACTTCCCTGACCCTACAGGGGCTGTAACAGGGAGCTGCTCACGCTTCTGACTTACCTCCCCATTGCAAAAGCAGTAGATAAAAGCCACAAAGAAACCCTGCggaaagagagagaggtggaGTTTGAGTCCTGGGCCGGGATGCTGTACGTGTGCCTCCCTGGATGAGCGTCGCTCGGAGTTCgcagcggggccggcagccccgTGCCGACGTACCTGAGAGGAGTTAAAGAGCATCTCGTAATGCATCTGGATCTGCCACAGGACCCCCGAGACTTCGGTGTAGGGCATGGCCATGAACACCACGTAATGGACTCCGAAGAGCGGCATCAGCACCAGCGTGGACTTCAGCAGCTTCCTGCGAGGAGAAACGCTCTGAGCCATTAGCTGGGACCTGCcacccaccctgcagccccccctggCAGGCGTTGGCAACCATCCTAGCAAAGAGGGCAACCGCTTCAGCTTCTGCTGGTGCCACAGCTGGTCTGTGCACCGCTATTGTGCCCTGTCCGGCTTGGAgaagggagcaggcagagcccgAGCTCCTGAGCCCGCTGTTCCAGTCAAACTGAGCTGCCTCTTCGCTCAAGGAGAAGCCATCTCAGCTAAACAGGCAGAAAATGAGGCAAAGCGGGCCCGGGACGCGGGTTTGCCGCTGCCAGCACTTGCCTGTACTGCTGCCGGGGGTCCAGCTTCCCCGTGTTCGTCTCCCAGAGCTTGGAGGCCAGCACCCGGACGAtgttgaggaagaggaagaagttcACCTGCCGACAGACAGCCGCAGCCATTTTGTTGCCCGCGGTGCCCTGGGTCTGCCCGAGCGGCCCCCCGGGGTGAGGACAGGCAGCTCGGggtgagctgcaggcagggacgcGGGGGTGATGCTGTGGTCGGAGCGGGGAGGGATGCGCATCCCTCCGCATCTTGTGGGCCCTCCCTGGGTGCCAGGGTGGCTGGGGACCAACCCCAGTGACCACAGGCCAGCAGCTCTGGGTCTCTATCGATCCCCTTTCCCCAAGAGGGATTGGGAGATTCAGCCACGGGATTCTTACCACGATGGCGGCCAAGATGGGGACCTGATAAATCCACTTCATGTTCCCCGCGCTGAGATCCCAGCACCTGAAGAGACCAGCAGAGACACCTTGGAAAAACCTGAACTCACTGGTGAGGAGAATCACCAGCTGGTGGCCCCCTGCGCCCCCAGCCACCCTCACCCCCCCTGGGGGAGAAGTTCATGGAGTTTGTGCAGACCttgagcccagcagcagccatggcacGAACATCCGTAACCATCCTGGTGCTGCAGATCGCTTTTAAATTAGCATTAACCTTCCTGAGAGCTCCTTGGCCCTCTAAAACTCTTGCTGTACATCCTGtggcttttctcattttaaaatgcttaactTCAGAACGTGCCCTTTAGCATTTATCTTTGCACTGTTTATTGATCAATTTATGGTGTAAACCTGCATCCAGCTTCCTCCCAAATGCAGAACAAAACCATTGTTGGTCTGGATTACTGGCAATTTTATGAACAAGCCTTGTATGTGTGTTGAtgcctcttgggtttttttgaaaattttaatatttaaaagttcTGGTGCCcacagatttgattttttttgctaaGCATTTGCAATCAGTCTTTCCCTGCCCGAAGGACTGTCAGAGAAGGTGGACCTACGTACTGCGTATCCGCCAGGGAGGCCCTGACACTGGCCCAGACGGACACAAACACAGCGGGGAGACCTGGAGGAGCAGGAACCAGAGTGAGAACCGTGGATGAAGCGCCACGTTTGCAGAGCGCGCCAGTTGCTGGCAGCTCGTCTGCGTCCCACTGCCCTTATCTGGGCACTCGGTGCTGCTCAACCATGGCTGATGCCACAGCTCCCAGCTGGTCTCAGCAGCCACAGCATTGGGTTGGGGTCCGTACTTACCCCAGCCGATGATGATGAGGACCCACAGGTAGTTCTTGTTggagaggaaggccatgaagatcaGGCTGTGCAGGTAGAGACCTTCCACCAGGATCCAGTAGTGGTTGGTGGccagaaaatagaggaaaagagTCACCACCACCTTGCAGCCAACCTGAGAGAGAGGTCGGAGGGGTGCTCGTGTCAGGCTGTCCCCTGAAAGCAAAACCTGGTGGCTTTTGCTCTCTGGCCAGCAAAACCCAGGCTGTGCCCCATGCATGGTTCGTGTTCCTCCTCTTGTGGGGAGATACATCTCCCCTGGGATATTCCAGCATCAGCCGTAGGGCAGGAGCTGTAGGTGTTTCCCATAGGAGAGGTATTTCCCAGAGCAGGGCACCCTGAGCTCAGACAGGCTGCGAGACCCATGTCCTCCGTGGGTCTGATCTCTACCGTGGGACCAGGACAGGGAGAAGCGGGCCAGAGCTGGAGGTGGCCCTtcatccctccccagctgcatcgCTCCGGAGCCGCACAGCCCCCATCTGGGAGGGTCCCAAGTGCATCCCCTTGCGCCAGGGCTCCTAAATCCCCTTTGCCCTGATCCTGCCCCCGGTGTCAGCGCGCCACTTGCCAGGTGGCTCCGTTGTCCCAGTGAGGGACCCATTTCTGCCTTGAAGTCGTCCTCCCGCATCTTCTCCGTCTCACTGGCCAGTGTCCCCGAGTAGAGCACCATGTCCTTCACGAAGATGCTGACCGCCCGGCAGATGAAGGAGGTGAAGAGGTGGACGTGGATGTAGTTGCGTGTGCAGTGCAGGCGCCTACGGAGAAGAGGTACGACAAGAACCCAGCCCCCGCTGCCCAAGAAGCTCATGGCACGTGGGGTCAGGCAACGGGGGGGTCCCAGAGAAGGTGGGTTCCAGGGTGTCAGCCCTCCCTGGCACAGAAGTCAGATCTGGGGGCAAGTGGGGTGACAACCCCTTCAAGAGCAGGGTGGAGCGTTTGGGGAGCTGGTCATGCTGGCGGCGTCTGGGGGCTTTGGGAAATGGTCTGATGTTTGTGCTGGGGTTCGGGGCCGGTTCCCGTTCCCTCAGGGGCTGCTGCCCCTCGGGGGGTCGTGTGTGCAGGCGGTGGGGAGAAGGCGGTTCTCCCCCACGGGGATGGGAGTTCAGCTCCTCCTTACTTGAAGTACGAGAGGATGCAGACGGCGACGACGAGGGAGGCCAGGGAGATGGAGTAGCCGATGGTGTACATCAGGTGCAGGCGGTCAAACACCTCCTGGAAGAGAGGGGCTGTGCTCCATGacccctctgcagccccggccccctcctctgcccccagcctctggggaggagcagggcttgTTTGGGGAGCGGAGCGGGAAGAGCCCCCTGCTCCAGGCAATTCCCCCGGCCTTTGCtgcttccctgctccccatcccgaCCCCTTTCCCAGCACCTCCCATGAGCAAGGTCACCTTCTCGTGGCTCCGGCTCTCGGAGGAGAAGAGCAGAGCGCATTCGGTGTAATTGGCCCAGGTCTTGTTGATGCTGAGAGCCATGGCCCAGGTCCCGTAGGCGCTGCAGTACCTGTAGGCGTGACCTGGGAACGGCGACGGGCGCCGTGACAGCGGCAGGACCCGCGGGGAGTCCGAACACGTCCCTGTTCGGTGAAGGATTATCACCAAGGGGAGGTCACTCCCTGCGCAGGCGCAAGCGCTTACCTTTGTGGTTGAAGTCGTAGATGTAGTCGGGGCAGGGCACCGACACCTCCTGGCTGGGGGAGCCCTTTGGCCAGCAGATGATCCCGTCCCACTCTGGAAGGCAGCTGGTGTCTGGCCAAGGAGCAAAGACACATCTCACTTTGGCTCCGAATGGGGTCACGTCATAACCTCCGGCGTCCCCAAGCCTGCGTGGGACCAGGGCGAGGAAAACGCGCTGCCACACCATCAcccctgggctgcagagcagggggagccgaggggggccggggagcgggaTGCGTCCCATCACATCCCACCTCCTcctggggggggctgtggccCCTCCACGTGCTCTCCTTTGCAGCGCACACAGGGCAGCCAGCGCTGGCTACTCAGGGTGATGATTTAATTAGCACCTAATTGCACCCAGAGCAGAGACGGCGCCAGGAGCTGCACAAACCCACACCAGCACCCTGTGGCCCCCAGGAACTGCGCATCTCCCTGGCCCCATCCCACTCCCATCGGAGGGGACGGTGTTTCCCGGAAGGCAGCCAGCTCCACTGGGGCGGCCTGACCCAGGCGCCGAGGCGGGACGCTACCTTTGATCTTCTCCAGTTGGGCTTTTATGTCTCTCTGGCATTTCTCCTTAGCTTCCACCAGGAGATAGATCTGCTCTTCTTTTGTGAGAACATCATCGGGGTCGACCTGCCCGAGACAAAACCAAAGT
This sequence is a window from Rissa tridactyla isolate bRisTri1 chromosome 19, bRisTri1.patW.cur.20221130, whole genome shotgun sequence. Protein-coding genes within it:
- the LOC128919122 gene encoding parathyroid hormone/parathyroid hormone-related peptide receptor-like, with translation MEASVPVGGITAVLLCCCLLSSTWALVDPDDVLTKEEQIYLLVEAKEKCQRDIKAQLEKIKDTSCLPEWDGIICWPKGSPSQEVSVPCPDYIYDFNHKGHAYRYCSAYGTWAMALSINKTWANYTECALLFSSESRSHEKEVFDRLHLMYTIGYSISLASLVVAVCILSYFKRLHCTRNYIHVHLFTSFICRAVSIFVKDMVLYSGTLASETEKMREDDFKAEMGPSLGQRSHLVGCKVVVTLFLYFLATNHYWILVEGLYLHSLIFMAFLSNKNYLWVLIIIGWGLPAVFVSVWASVRASLADTQCWDLSAGNMKWIYQVPILAAIVVNFFLFLNIVRVLASKLWETNTGKLDPRQQYRQLLKSTLVLMPLFGVHYVVFMAMPYTEVSGVLWQIQMHYEMLFNSSQGFFVAFIYCFCNGEVQAEIKKAHFRRSLALDFKQKARATGTAGSCCYGGPASHATTSFSMSLAGRGAGSTQQRGLLLPARASLPGYIPSSFTSDHFLSCPSQEMSQKVCGENTVDLTDLNQRHPNLNKELETML